In a genomic window of Sulfurisphaera tokodaii str. 7:
- a CDS encoding NTPase, protein MQTRLRVYITGEPGVGKTTIFLKVIDKLKSQGYSISGFYCPEVREKGQRIGFKIKSLDNEVEDWLASIYAKSSIKIGKYYITINEDIINKIKEKISKSEIIGIDEIGPMELSVPKLKEIIDYVLNEKPIVVAVVHRKISFKDGKTFVVTYENRNRLDNEIFNYIISSIQ, encoded by the coding sequence TTGCAAACGCGGTTAAGAGTATACATAACAGGTGAGCCCGGAGTAGGAAAAACGACAATTTTTCTTAAAGTAATTGATAAACTCAAATCACAAGGATACTCTATCTCAGGCTTTTATTGTCCAGAAGTGAGAGAAAAAGGACAAAGAATAGGTTTCAAAATAAAAAGCCTAGATAATGAGGTAGAAGATTGGTTAGCTAGTATTTATGCGAAAAGTAGTATTAAAATTGGTAAGTATTATATTACTATAAATGAAGATATAATAAATAAAATTAAGGAAAAAATTTCTAAATCTGAAATAATAGGAATTGATGAAATAGGCCCAATGGAGCTTTCAGTACCTAAGCTTAAAGAGATAATAGACTACGTATTGAATGAAAAACCTATAGTCGTAGCAGTAGTCCATAGGAAGATTTCATTTAAAGATGGAAAAACATTTGTAGTTACTTATGAAAATAGAAATAGACTAGATAATGAAATATTTAACTATATAATATCCTCGATACAATAA
- a CDS encoding NAD+ synthase, whose translation MPEYVRKKLTLDFGQVTDYIVRRIREYIEESKKEGGIIGLSGGIDSSVTTILLSRATNNFYILLMPTSSTPQKDIEDAMKIIKIVNGENKYSYINIDEIINEFSSIVNISDKIVIGNIKARVRMTLLYAFAQKMNYLVIGTGDKSEIMLGYFTKYGDGGVDVLPIGDLYKTQVRMLGNYLGVPEEIVKKPPSPALWEGQTAEGEIGLDYETIDSILYLKFEEMREPEEIAEMTKTSYDKVIKIINMVKTSQHKRLPPEIFRLSGRAINSDWRYPRQWG comes from the coding sequence ATGCCAGAATATGTAAGAAAAAAACTTACCTTAGACTTTGGCCAAGTTACTGATTACATAGTTAGAAGAATAAGAGAATACATAGAAGAGAGTAAAAAAGAAGGAGGGATAATAGGCTTAAGTGGTGGAATTGATTCTTCAGTAACAACAATACTCTTATCAAGAGCTACCAATAACTTCTACATCCTATTAATGCCTACTTCATCGACACCTCAAAAAGACATTGAAGATGCCATGAAAATAATTAAAATAGTTAATGGTGAAAATAAATATAGTTATATAAACATTGATGAGATTATTAATGAGTTCTCCTCTATTGTCAATATATCCGATAAAATAGTAATAGGAAATATAAAAGCTAGGGTTAGAATGACACTATTATATGCGTTTGCTCAAAAAATGAACTATCTAGTAATAGGAACGGGAGATAAAAGTGAAATAATGCTTGGTTATTTTACTAAATATGGTGATGGAGGAGTAGATGTATTACCAATTGGAGACTTATATAAAACACAAGTTAGAATGCTAGGTAATTATTTAGGAGTACCAGAAGAAATAGTTAAAAAACCACCTTCTCCAGCATTATGGGAGGGACAAACTGCTGAAGGGGAAATTGGTTTAGATTATGAAACTATAGATTCTATACTTTACCTTAAGTTTGAGGAAATGAGAGAACCAGAAGAAATAGCCGAAATGACTAAGACTAGTTATGATAAAGTAATAAAAATTATAAATATGGTGAAAACATCACAACATAAAAGACTCCCACCAGAGATTTTCAGATTAAGTGGAAGGGCAATTAACTCTGACTGGAGGTATCCAAGGCAATGGGGTTAA
- a CDS encoding nitrilase-related carbon-nitrogen hydrolase has translation MGLKVELAQIRPKLGDVKYNLEKHQEIISSSSADCIIFPELSLTGYILRDLVYEVYNESEKAIEKLSEENKCIIAGLVKEIRPGILRNTAAIIINHQINYIYKFYLPTYGLFEERRYFQPGDPKRDLKIFEYKGVKFGVIICEDAWHYEPIEALALLGADSIFIPAASPMRRLSTRLGIQDNWEALLKAHSIINGIWTIFVNNVGSQEEEFFWGGSMVVSPNGEVINRAKLFEEDIIITEINLDEVRKNRFFSSFREHNRDFHDVLRSL, from the coding sequence ATGGGGTTAAAAGTAGAATTAGCTCAAATAAGACCAAAACTTGGAGATGTAAAATATAATTTAGAGAAACATCAAGAAATAATATCTTCATCTTCTGCGGATTGTATAATTTTCCCAGAGCTTTCCTTAACTGGATATATATTAAGGGATTTAGTGTACGAAGTGTATAATGAAAGTGAGAAAGCAATAGAAAAATTATCAGAAGAAAATAAATGTATAATAGCTGGACTAGTTAAAGAAATAAGACCTGGCATACTTAGAAATACGGCTGCTATAATAATTAATCATCAAATTAATTATATATATAAATTTTATTTACCTACATATGGTTTATTTGAAGAAAGAAGATATTTTCAACCTGGAGATCCAAAAAGAGATCTAAAAATATTTGAGTACAAAGGAGTAAAATTTGGAGTAATTATCTGTGAAGATGCATGGCATTATGAACCAATAGAGGCACTCGCTTTACTAGGTGCTGATAGTATATTTATTCCAGCAGCATCACCAATGAGAAGACTAAGTACTAGGCTAGGTATACAAGATAATTGGGAAGCCTTACTAAAGGCTCATTCTATAATTAATGGTATTTGGACCATTTTCGTAAATAATGTAGGAAGTCAGGAGGAAGAATTCTTTTGGGGAGGATCTATGGTTGTATCTCCTAATGGAGAGGTAATAAATAGGGCCAAATTATTTGAAGAAGATATAATAATTACTGAAATAAATCTCGATGAAGTTAGGAAAAATAGATTTTTCAGTAGTTTCAGAGAGCATAATAGAGATTTTCACGATGTATTAAGGAGCCTCTAA
- a CDS encoding ArsR/SmtB family transcription factor codes for MSIIKIDELFELPGWDTRRRILEILESGQKNAYEIAKLLNLNYSTVRYHLDLLQKFGLVNVKKGKKYYYELTKNAKILLDNYEEETKKRDST; via the coding sequence ATGAGTATAATAAAAATTGACGAACTTTTTGAGTTACCAGGTTGGGATACAAGGAGAAGAATACTAGAGATACTAGAGAGTGGACAGAAAAACGCATACGAAATAGCTAAATTACTAAACCTAAATTATTCAACAGTCAGATATCATTTAGATCTTTTGCAGAAATTTGGACTAGTAAATGTAAAGAAAGGTAAAAAATATTATTATGAGTTAACTAAAAATGCCAAAATACTCTTAGATAACTATGAAGAAGAGACAAAGAAGAGGGATAGTACTTAA
- a CDS encoding 4a-hydroxytetrahydrobiopterin dehydratase: MKKLTEKEIREELNKMKGWSLKGNVIEKTFLFHDFKEAVNFLNKVQPIADSMNHHPDVCIYYNKVIVQLTTHDAGGITDLDVELAKKIDELLT; this comes from the coding sequence ATGAAAAAGTTAACAGAAAAAGAGATAAGGGAAGAACTTAATAAAATGAAAGGCTGGAGTTTAAAGGGAAATGTAATAGAAAAGACTTTTTTGTTTCACGATTTTAAAGAAGCAGTTAATTTTCTAAATAAAGTACAGCCAATTGCAGATAGCATGAATCATCACCCTGATGTGTGTATCTACTATAACAAAGTTATAGTCCAATTGACTACCCACGATGCTGGTGGTATTACTGATCTCGATGTAGAGTTAGCTAAAAAAATAGATGAACTTCTCACATAA
- a CDS encoding mechanosensitive ion channel family protein — protein MLIVDETISQALTSLATEIISAIPSIILFLIIVFIGYVVAEIVSTVIHRILVRLFSHSTIQISAGLVAGTVKALIILISLSIGLTVVSLGPASVYVSAVARYLPYLAGAILLLTLGITLVNILIDYMGRQMVVNDPFMSTIFNVLKFGLYAIIITLAATLAIFYWVPFISPYLFYDIIIGSIVLLFSFTIIDKAIDSISKSDPNATYITTYGRFLLYTIFLVIAIAIIVQPFSSVLSILQTLAWGLAIAFAILLIPLIYSLIKRMATELK, from the coding sequence ATGCTCATAGTAGATGAAACAATTTCTCAAGCACTGACATCATTAGCCACTGAAATAATCAGCGCAATTCCATCTATTATTCTTTTCCTGATAATCGTTTTTATTGGGTATGTGGTTGCTGAAATAGTAAGCACTGTTATTCACAGAATTTTAGTGAGATTATTTTCACATTCTACAATACAGATTAGTGCAGGCTTAGTTGCTGGTACTGTTAAGGCATTAATAATCCTTATTTCGCTATCAATTGGTTTGACAGTAGTTAGCCTTGGCCCAGCAAGTGTTTACGTTAGTGCAGTGGCTAGATATTTACCTTATTTAGCTGGTGCAATATTATTACTTACCTTAGGTATCACACTAGTAAATATTCTCATAGATTATATGGGAAGGCAAATGGTAGTTAATGACCCATTTATGTCAACTATATTTAACGTTTTAAAATTCGGTTTGTATGCAATAATAATAACGCTTGCAGCTACGCTAGCAATATTCTATTGGGTTCCTTTTATAAGCCCATATCTTTTCTATGATATCATAATAGGTTCTATAGTTCTTCTATTTAGCTTTACAATAATTGATAAAGCCATTGATAGTATATCTAAAAGTGATCCTAATGCTACCTATATAACAACTTATGGAAGATTTTTACTTTACACTATTTTCTTAGTTATTGCAATAGCCATAATTGTGCAACCATTTAGTTCAGTTCTCTCAATTCTTCAGACTTTAGCATGGGGATTAGCAATAGCATTTGCAATTTTATTAATCCCATTAATATATTCACTTATAAAGAGGATGGCAACAGAACTAAAATGA